In Streptomyces sp. NBC_00704, a genomic segment contains:
- a CDS encoding IS607 family transposase gives MKLSEWARQQGVSYQTAWRWVKDGKMPVPVTQAPSGTWLVAEPTAEASAVAGRVVAYCRVSSADQKADLDRQASRVVDGANGLGLPVAEVVTEVASGLNGRRRKLHRVLSDPQVAVIVVEHRDRLARFGVEHLEAVLSASGRRLVVLDPTETADDLVRDITEVLTSMCARLYGRRAAKNRAARAVAVATGEDAE, from the coding sequence GTGAAGCTTTCGGAGTGGGCGCGGCAGCAGGGCGTGAGTTACCAGACCGCCTGGCGATGGGTGAAGGACGGCAAGATGCCCGTTCCCGTCACCCAAGCGCCGTCCGGGACGTGGCTGGTCGCCGAGCCCACTGCGGAGGCCTCTGCGGTGGCGGGGCGGGTGGTGGCGTACTGCCGTGTCTCGTCAGCCGACCAGAAAGCCGACTTGGACCGGCAGGCGTCACGGGTGGTGGACGGGGCGAACGGGCTTGGCCTGCCGGTCGCGGAAGTCGTGACCGAGGTCGCCTCGGGGCTGAACGGGCGGCGGCGCAAGCTGCACCGGGTGCTGTCCGACCCGCAGGTCGCGGTGATCGTGGTCGAGCACCGCGACCGGCTTGCCCGGTTCGGTGTCGAGCACCTCGAAGCGGTCCTGTCGGCGTCCGGGCGGCGTCTGGTCGTCCTCGACCCCACCGAGACCGCCGATGACCTCGTCCGGGACATCACCGAAGTCCTCACGTCGATGTGCGCGCGCCTGTATGGGCGGCGGGCGGCGAAGAACCGGGCCGCTCGCGCGGTGGCCGTGGCGACCGGCGAGGACGCCGAATGA